One Podarcis muralis chromosome 1, rPodMur119.hap1.1, whole genome shotgun sequence genomic window carries:
- the PSMC1 gene encoding 26S proteasome regulatory subunit 4: MGQSQSGGHGPGGGKKDDKDKKKKYEPPVPTRVGKKKKKTKGPDAASKLPLVTPHTQCRLKLLKLERIKDYLLMEEEFIRNQEQMKPLEEKQEEERSKVDDLRGTPMSVGTLEEIIDDNHAIVSTSVGSEHYVSILSFVDKDLLEPGCSVLLNHKVHAVIGVLMDDTDPLVTVMKVEKAPQETYADIGGLDNQIQEIKESVELPLTHPEYYEEMGIKPPKGVILYGPPGTGKTLLAKAVANQTSATFLRVVGSELIQKYLGDGPKLVRELFRVAEEHAPSIVFIDEIDAIGTKRYDSNSGGEREIQRTMLELLNQLDGFDSRGDVKVIMATNRIETLDPALIRPGRIDRKIEFPLPDEKTKKRIFQIHTSRMTLADDVTLDELIMAKDDLSGADIKAICTEAGLMALRERRMKVTNEDFKKSKENVLYKKQEGTPEGLYL, translated from the exons ATG GGTCAAAGTCAGAGTGGTGGACATGGTCCTGGAGGTGGCAAGAAGGATGACAAA gataagaagaagaaatatgAGCCTCCAGTTCCAACTCGagtggggaaaaagaagaagaagacaaagggACCAGATGCTGCCAGCAAACTCCCACTGG TAACCCCTCACACCCAGTGCAGACTCAAACTGTTGAAATTGGAAAGAATAAAAGATTACCTTTTGATGGAGGAAGAATTCATCAGGAACCAGGAACAGATGAAACCTTTGGAAGAGAAGCAAGAG gAAGAGAGATCAAAGGTGGATGATCTGAGAGGGACCCCGATGTCTGTAGGGACACTGGAGGAGATTATTGATGATAATCATGCTATCGTGTCTACGTCGGTGGGATCAGAGCACTATGTCAGCATTCTCTCCTTTGTAGACAAGGATTTGCTGGAGCCAGGGTGTTCAGTTCTGCTTAATCATAAG GTCCACGCTGTGATAGGAGTCCTCATGGATGACACAGATCCTTTAGTGACAGTGATGAAGGTGGAGAAAGCCCCTCAAGAGACATATGCAGATATTGGAGGCTTAGATAACCAGATTCAAGAAATTAAG GAGTCTGTGGAGCTCCCTTTGACCCATCCTGAATATTATGAAGAGATGGGTATCAAGCCACCCAAAGGAGTCATTCTGTATGGACCACCTGGCACAG GTAAAACATTACTAGCCAAAGCAGTCGCAAACCAAACCTCTGCCACCTTCCTGAGAGTGGTTGGTTCTGAGCTCATACAGAAGTACCTGGGAGATGGTCCAAAGCTTGTTCGAGAACTCTTTCGAGTGGCTGAGGAACATGCCCCATCAATCGTCTTCATCGATGAAATCGATGCTATAGGTACCAAAAG ATACGATTCAAATTCGGGGGGCGAAAGGGAAATCCAACGAACAATGCTGGAGCTGCTGAACCAGTTAGATGGGTTCGACTCACGTGGAGATGTAAAAGTGATCATGGCCACTAACAGAATAGAAACACTGGATCCAGCTTTAATCAGGCCAG GACGTATTGATAGGAAGATTGAATTCCCTCTGCCCGATGAGAAAACAAAGAAGCGCATCTTTCAGATTCATACCAGCAGAATGACTTTGGCAGATGATGTCACACTGGATGAGCTGATTATGGCTAAAGACGATCTTTCTGGTGCAGATATTAAG GCTATTTGCACAGAAGCTGGCTTGATGGCTCTGCGGGAACGGAGAATGAAAGTAACAAACGAAGACTTCAAAAAATCAAAAGAGAATGTTCTTTATAAGAAACAAGAAGGCACCCCAGAGGGCCTCTATCTGTAA